Proteins from a genomic interval of Rosa chinensis cultivar Old Blush chromosome 2, RchiOBHm-V2, whole genome shotgun sequence:
- the LOC112184560 gene encoding protein SRC2 homolog has product MASGHEVQVKLSSARDLKNVNWRHGPLKPYAVGWVEPRNKLSTKVDEDGDTSPEWDETLTIPIPGPVNDDTMLHIDIVHAGAEPDTKQLVGSARLRLRDVVDDVGYEERASRTLHLKRPSGRPQGKVDVKVTVREPRYRVPEPYYVPPYGVPPAGSGGYHAPPPPPAYGDPYAAPPQPPPVYGGTYAAPPSGYPYNATPVAYSQPAQPSYGQVQYGQEEKKKSKFGGMGTGLAVGAVAGALGAFALAEGVDYVEDKIADDVVDNLSYYDGDDF; this is encoded by the coding sequence ATGGCGTCAGGCCACGAAGTCCAAGTGAAGCTCTCCTCCGCCAGAGACCTCAAGAACGTGAACTGGAGACACGGCCCCCTCAAGCCGTACGCCGTTGGGTGGGTCGAGCCGAGGAACAAGCTCTCCACCAAGGTGGACGAGGATGGCGACACGTCGCCCGAATGGGACGAGACGCTGACAATCCCTATCCCCGGTCCTGTCAACGACGACACCATGCTCCACATCGACATCGTCCATGCCGGAGCTGAGCCCGACACCAAACAGCTGGTGGGATCTGCTCGGCTCCGGCTCCGCGACGTTGTCGATGACGTCGGATATGAAGAACGCGCCAGCCGCACTCTTCACCTCAAAAGGCCTTCCGGTAGGCCACAGGGAAAGGTGGACGTCAAGGTTACAGTGAGGGAGCCGCGCTATCGTGTGCCGGAGCCGTATTATGTGCCGCCTTATGGGGTTCCACCGGCAGGCTCTGGAGGTTACCATgctccaccaccaccgccgGCTTATGGCGACCCATACGCCGCACCACCACAGCCTCCGCCGGTGTATGGTGGAACGTACGCTGCACCGCCTTCCGGGTATCCCTACAATGCGACTCCGGTGGCGTACAGTCAGCCAGCTCAGCCAAGTTATGGTCAAGTGCAGTACGGgcaggaggagaagaagaagagcaagtTTGGTGGGATGGGAACGGGATTGGCTGTGGGGGCGGTAGCGGGGGCGCTGGGTGCATTTGCGTTGGCTGAGGGTGTTGATTATGTAGAGGACAAAATTGCAGACGACGTGGTGGATAATCTGAGCTACTATGATGGCGATGACTTCTAA